In the genome of Candidatus Cloacimonas sp., the window GTGCAGAACTCTGTAAAGCCGATTTAGTCACCAATATGCTGGGAGAAAAAGAATTTACTAAACTGCAGGGCTATATTGGAAAACAGTATGCTTTGGTTTCAGGTGAAGATAAAGAAGTGGCGGAAGGCATTTATGAACATTATATGCCCCGCGGATCTGCAGATGATATGCCTGCCTCTTTAAGCGGAGCTTTAGTGGCTATAGCCGATAAAATGGATTCTGTGGCTGGAATTATCGCGATTGGTATGTTGCCTACTGGAAGTGGAGATCCTTTTGCTCTTAGGCGTGCTGCCAATGGAATAGTGCAAATTATTAGTTCCCGAAAATGGGATATAGATCTGTTTTCTTTGGCAGATAAAGCATTGGAACTAATCAGCGAGCAGACGGAAACGGAAAATGACGCCAAAATAAATCTCTCTGCTTTTCTGGAACAAAGAATTGTGGGCTTGTTGAAAACAAACGGTATCGCTTATGATGTAATAGATAGCGTTATGCACATCGATAAAAGCCATATTTATGATCTGGAAAACAGAGCCAGGGCATTGAACGAATTGAAAAGCAAACCAGAATTTATCCATTTGGTCATCGGCTTTAAAAGAGCCGCCAATATTATTGCCGATACCGTTGATTTTGTCCCTTTCAGCATTGACAAATTAAGCGAGCCGGAAGAAATTGCACTTTATAAAGCATTACAAATTCTGCATCAAAATATCGATGCTGCCTTGCAGGAAAAGGATTATTCCCTGGCTCTGCAGTTGCTGATTGATTTCGGAAAAGTGATAGATAACTTTTTTGATGCGGTGTTGGTAAATTGTGATGATATGGAACTGCGTAATAATAGACATTCCTTGCTGAAAGAAGTAAAAAAAGAATTTTTAAGAGTTGCCGATCTGTCACTGATAGTTTCGGAAACGGATAGTTAGGAAATATTATGTTTAATTTAGATGATGTAAAAAAAAGAGCGAAAGAGACCTGCGGTAGTATTGTATTGCCGGAAGCATTTGATTCCCGTATGTTAACCGCTGCCGCTCAAATTGGGCAAGAAGGTTTGGCAAAAATAGTGCTATTGGGCAAAGAAGACAAGATTAGGAAAGATGCTTCTGCCTTGAAAATAGAACTGAAAAACATTACCATTATAGATCCTGAGACCGCGGATGACCTTGCTGCTTATGCCAAAGCATATTATTTAAAACGCAAAGATAAAGGAATAACTGAAAGCCAAGCATTGGAAACGGTTAGAAATCCCCTTTATTTTGGTGCATTTATGGTTAAAGATAAAAAAGTGGATGGAATGGTTGCCGGAGCTGCCAATACCACGGCTGATGTTTTAAGAGCCGCTTTACAAGTGATTGGAGTTATGCCCGGTTTAAAAACCGTTTCCAGTACTTTTATTATGCCCGTTCCAGATTTTAGGGGTGAGGCACGGGTCTTTTTATTTGCCGATTGTGCTGTAGTTCCCAATCCAACTTCTGAACAGCTTGCCGATATAGCTATAAGTACTGCTTTAACGCGGAAAGCAATTATTGGAGATGAACCCAAAGTTGCTTTGCTCTCTTTTTCGACCTTAGGCAGCGCTAAAGATGAACTGATCAATAAAGTGATTGAAGCAAAAGCCATCTTGACGGAAAGAAAAGTGGATTTTGAGTTTGACGGTGAATTACAGGTGGATGCCGCTATCATTCCTGAAGTGGCAAAAAGAAAGGCGCCCGGCAGTTCTATTGCCGGTAAAGCCAATACTTTTATTTTTCCCGATTTACAAGCAGGAAATATTGGCTATAAACTGGTTCAATACTTTGGTAAAATAAAGGCAATAGGTCCCATTTTACAAGGTCTGGATGCTCCCGCCAGTGATTTATCCAGAGGTTGTTCTGTAGAAGATATCGTTAATACCGTTGCCTATGTTTTACTGTTAGCTGCACATAATAAAAAACAAAAAAAATGATAGATGGAGGTTAAGATGGCTATTAAACTATCCAACCGCTGCCGATTGATTAAGCCCTCGCCGACGCTTAGCTTGTCCGCAAAGGCAAAAGAAATGACTGATGCTGGAATTGATGTGATCAGTTTCAGTGTGGGAGAACCAGATTTTAACACTCCGGAATACATTAAAGTTGCTGCTCATAAAGCTATTGACCATAATCATACGCGTTATACCAATAATGCTGGAATTCCGGAATTGAGACAGGCAATTTGTGACAAATTGCTGAAGGATAACAATCTGAAGTATTTGCCTAAGGAAATTTTAGTTTCCCCCGGAGCCAAGGCATCCATAGTAAATGTATTAACTGCCGTATGCGATGCAAAAGATCAAGTTTTGATG includes:
- the pta gene encoding phosphate acetyltransferase, with the translated sequence MFNLDDVKKRAKETCGSIVLPEAFDSRMLTAAAQIGQEGLAKIVLLGKEDKIRKDASALKIELKNITIIDPETADDLAAYAKAYYLKRKDKGITESQALETVRNPLYFGAFMVKDKKVDGMVAGAANTTADVLRAALQVIGVMPGLKTVSSTFIMPVPDFRGEARVFLFADCAVVPNPTSEQLADIAISTALTRKAIIGDEPKVALLSFSTLGSAKDELINKVIEAKAILTERKVDFEFDGELQVDAAIIPEVAKRKAPGSSIAGKANTFIFPDLQAGNIGYKLVQYFGKIKAIGPILQGLDAPASDLSRGCSVEDIVNTVAYVLLLAAHNKKQKK